GATCTGAAAACTTGCACCGCAATGATTACTCCTAATGATATTGATGCACCAAGGTTAATATAGTGGTCAGAAGTAACACTAAAATCGAACTTCCTGAAAGATCTCCGACAATAGCCAATTTTTTCAGGCAACAGATTAAGCAGAAACGGTAAAATGATTAACGTTTCTTCTTGAGGTGATACGGTGATATATTATTTTTATACGTTCGTGAAAATTATAAACACCTTGAAGACACTATATTATTCGTCCATCATTTGAGCCCTTGCTTGCGACACTATTGGATTTATTGCTGCGAAATAATCTCAAAATTCattaatcacttgtgatttatgGGCCATTATTCACTAAATCCAGGGAAAAAACCGAAATACTGGATGAATATTCGACGAGTGAAGTCTTCGGAAAGAATGAAGAATAATTACTGAAAATCAGCAACGTTTTCTGGTGAGACGTCGTATATATCACGCTGGTTAAATATCAGCAATACGAATGTGCGATGTTTTTCATTAAATATCAACACATACACACATGCTTCCACTTTTCCTCGTTATAATGttggaataataaaatatttcaccgTCGAAAAACACTCAACTATGAATTGACGAAATCAAATTTGATGAATACACAAAGGAAATGAATCGAGAAAGTTGAAAAATGAGCAAAGCGGACGTGGAAAAAGAGTCCCAAGATTGTCCAAGGGGTGAAAATTCCCCGAAAAACGAGGGTTCTACAGAAGTGATAGAAAGGATGATCGAACAAACCGCGGAGGATCTGAAGGAGATAGAGTCCGATCAGATGGAGCTCCAATTGGACCTGATGAGACTGAGATACTACGATGAGTTTCTGTCTAAACAAAACAGAGAAATAAACAAAGATATACAAGAACTAGACGGGCGAATATCCGGCATCGAAGAGAGAAATATCGAGAAGAGGAGTATGGTTAGAAGTTTCTTGATGGCGTACGAAGAAGAATGACAATAAATTTAAGAGGTGTaaagaataaatcaaaaaatataactattaattttcatttctgaCACATATGTATTTATGTGGAGAGACGGAAgtagttcaaattgaaaattgacagAAAAATGTGACATCAATTTATGTGTGTTACTGATTGTGTATGATTCGTCACGAAGTTTTTGTTGTCTTTCCtttcatttataaaaaaattatataaacgTTTTATTCGTCGAACTGtccgaaatatattttttatgtttctcTATATTTCATGTTTTTATCTTATTTAATTTCTTACAGTACCTAAACTCACCCAAGCCTAAACTAAATTCAAGCCTTAATAGATGTAGATGTTGAATTGAAGctattctattaaaataaaaatgaataaa
The window above is part of the Coccinella septempunctata chromosome 8, icCocSept1.1, whole genome shotgun sequence genome. Proteins encoded here:
- the LOC123319312 gene encoding uncharacterized protein LOC123319312 — encoded protein: MSKADVEKESQDCPRGENSPKNEGSTEVIERMIEQTAEDLKEIESDQMELQLDLMRLRYYDEFLSKQNREINKDIQELDGRISGIEERNIEKRSMVRSFLMAYEEE